The following are encoded together in the Capsulimonas corticalis genome:
- a CDS encoding DUF1559 domain-containing protein, translated as MMKIRTKLPRSSGFTLIELLVVIAIIAILSAILFPVFAQAREKARSISCLSNLKQIGVAFLQYNQDSDEYFPGLYQGNWNSSTGRWMDSIQPYIKSTQVFNCPSDSNAANKYIPNRGLLDLSATNVGGFGSYAASNAYWGNGGNAGGSQWAGPMSGAQNVTDALPAIESPSTTFLAGDGNGSFQLSWAFNAQQPTAIDAASTPPNTLHGTDATNTNLEGMLVARHQNRTNVIFCDGHAKSMTLSSLLTTSAQTTTTCGTWETPTNHCGLVYFTRADDGQ; from the coding sequence ATGATGAAAATTCGAACCAAACTCCCACGTTCCTCCGGTTTTACGCTGATTGAGCTGCTCGTCGTTATCGCGATCATTGCGATCCTGTCCGCCATTCTCTTCCCGGTGTTCGCACAGGCTCGGGAGAAGGCAAGATCGATCTCTTGCCTATCGAACCTGAAGCAAATCGGCGTTGCTTTTCTCCAGTATAATCAGGACAGCGACGAATATTTTCCCGGGCTGTACCAGGGGAATTGGAATAGCAGCACCGGCCGCTGGATGGACAGCATTCAGCCGTATATCAAGAGCACGCAGGTCTTCAACTGCCCCAGCGACTCCAACGCCGCGAACAAGTACATTCCCAATCGCGGCCTGCTCGATCTCAGCGCCACGAACGTTGGCGGTTTCGGCAGCTATGCGGCCAGCAACGCTTATTGGGGCAATGGAGGGAACGCAGGCGGTTCTCAATGGGCCGGACCGATGAGCGGGGCGCAGAATGTCACGGACGCGCTGCCGGCGATTGAATCGCCTTCCACGACATTCCTGGCGGGAGACGGCAACGGCTCCTTCCAGCTCTCCTGGGCGTTTAACGCGCAGCAGCCGACCGCCATCGACGCGGCAAGCACGCCGCCGAACACGCTTCATGGGACCGACGCCACCAACACGAATCTCGAGGGAATGCTCGTCGCGAGACATCAGAATCGGACCAACGTCATCTTCTGTGATGGACACGCCAAATCCATGACTCTGAGCTCGCTGCTGACGACATCGGCCCAGACCACCACGACGTGCGGGACATGGGAAACTCCCACCAACCATTGCGGTTTGGTCTACTTCACGCGAGCCGACGACGGCCAATGA
- a CDS encoding MGH1-like glycoside hydrolase domain-containing protein encodes MIPPNFRTGVWTPSAHTPSARAARRIRRMLYAGGALAFFTLPAHGANGKRGETNILPQATLAASHFGHDAPWYKENIPFFECSDPQITEIYYYRWKDYKSHLRDLGARGYIATEFLDDVGWSLKPYESLNDATAFHIHEGRWLRDRRYMDDYIDFMYHGGNDRHFSESIADAAYSRYLVDSDRAFAVKNLEEMKRIYQQWDDHWDAGKGLYFIEPLLDATEYTISSIDASGGRDGFVGGDAFRPSINSFMFANARAISRLSALAGDAATAQEYASKADTLRSLMERDLWNDDFQHYIDRYKVSNQFVHYWDFIRGRELAGYTPWYFDLPDRDPKYAASWRHILDPARLGGPGGIRTVEPSYEYYMRQYRYAHEDGKDKPECQWNGPSWPFQTTLALGGLANFLNDYPKQAIIGDDDYVRLLRQYTQQHYRDGKPDLQEDYDPNTGRAIVGLNRSHHYNHSGYNDLVITGLAGLRPRADDILEINPLLRTGSKSKNPIASLCLENASYHGRLVTILYDRDGKHYHRGVGLSVWVDGRLLAKSPALGRILVKLPKQAAPPRPSTPSLANLAVNLTRSGFPAPSASLNSAPADLYPAVDGRVWFYPELRNYWTNLGSRSQSDWFSLDLGSVKTVQSARLYFYGDGAKFKAPASAAIQYWTGNKWADAPGGKTSALKPVENGETVIRFAPVQTSRLRVLFANPESAAVALVEMKVYGTQLVASPERTATAQVTGLPLELEGLQQENSRTGEFNGKRWRDANDGGYFAFDLKTAPNAPNALVVTYWGGDAGNRRFDILVNGVHLAEQTLENNQPGQFFDVSYPIPTDLTQGKSTITVRFQAKPGATAGGVFGAQLAPR; translated from the coding sequence ATGATCCCACCGAACTTCCGAACCGGAGTGTGGACGCCTAGCGCCCACACTCCGTCCGCACGCGCGGCGCGACGGATCCGGCGTATGCTTTACGCCGGCGGCGCGCTGGCTTTCTTCACCCTCCCCGCTCACGGTGCGAATGGGAAGCGCGGCGAAACGAATATTCTTCCGCAAGCCACGCTCGCGGCCAGTCACTTCGGCCATGACGCGCCCTGGTATAAGGAAAACATCCCCTTCTTCGAATGCTCGGATCCCCAGATTACCGAAATCTACTACTATCGCTGGAAGGACTACAAGTCGCACCTGCGGGACCTGGGCGCGCGCGGCTACATCGCCACCGAATTTCTGGACGATGTCGGCTGGTCCCTCAAGCCCTACGAGAGCCTGAACGACGCCACCGCCTTCCACATCCACGAGGGCCGCTGGCTCCGGGATCGGCGCTACATGGACGATTATATCGACTTCATGTATCACGGCGGCAACGACCGGCATTTCAGCGAGTCCATTGCGGACGCCGCCTACTCCCGCTACCTTGTGGACTCGGACCGCGCGTTCGCCGTGAAGAACCTGGAGGAGATGAAGCGCATCTACCAGCAGTGGGACGACCACTGGGACGCCGGAAAAGGGCTGTATTTTATCGAGCCGCTGCTGGACGCCACGGAATACACGATTTCATCCATCGACGCCTCAGGCGGTCGGGATGGATTCGTGGGCGGAGACGCGTTCCGCCCCAGCATCAACAGCTTCATGTTCGCCAACGCGCGCGCTATCAGCCGGCTTTCCGCGCTGGCGGGAGACGCCGCAACCGCGCAGGAATACGCGTCCAAGGCTGATACTCTCCGGAGTCTGATGGAGCGAGATCTTTGGAACGACGATTTTCAGCACTATATCGATCGCTACAAAGTCAGCAACCAGTTCGTTCACTATTGGGACTTCATCCGTGGAAGAGAACTCGCCGGTTACACGCCGTGGTACTTTGACTTGCCGGATCGAGACCCCAAGTACGCGGCTTCATGGCGCCACATTCTCGATCCCGCTCGTCTGGGCGGCCCGGGCGGGATCCGCACCGTCGAACCGTCCTACGAGTATTATATGCGGCAGTACCGGTATGCCCATGAGGACGGGAAAGATAAGCCGGAATGCCAGTGGAATGGCCCAAGCTGGCCGTTCCAAACCACGCTGGCGCTGGGCGGCCTGGCGAATTTCCTCAACGACTATCCCAAACAAGCGATCATCGGCGATGACGATTACGTGCGTCTGCTCCGGCAATACACGCAGCAGCATTACCGAGATGGGAAGCCGGATTTACAGGAGGACTACGATCCGAACACCGGCCGCGCGATCGTCGGCCTGAACCGGAGCCATCATTACAACCATTCCGGCTATAACGACCTCGTGATCACGGGGCTGGCGGGCCTGCGGCCACGCGCCGACGATATTCTGGAAATCAATCCGCTTCTACGCACAGGCTCAAAGTCGAAAAACCCAATCGCCTCACTGTGCCTGGAAAACGCGTCCTATCATGGCCGGCTTGTCACGATCCTCTATGACCGGGACGGCAAACACTACCATCGGGGCGTCGGACTGTCCGTGTGGGTGGATGGCCGCCTGCTCGCGAAATCGCCGGCGCTGGGGCGCATATTGGTGAAGCTCCCCAAGCAAGCGGCGCCGCCTCGCCCAAGCACCCCATCACTTGCAAATCTGGCCGTGAACCTGACTCGAAGCGGCTTCCCGGCTCCCTCCGCCTCCCTGAACAGCGCCCCTGCAGATCTCTATCCAGCGGTCGACGGCCGCGTTTGGTTCTACCCGGAGCTGCGCAACTACTGGACGAACCTCGGCTCGCGGAGCCAGAGCGATTGGTTTAGCCTCGACTTAGGAAGCGTCAAAACCGTCCAATCGGCGCGCCTTTATTTCTACGGCGACGGCGCGAAGTTCAAGGCTCCCGCCAGCGCCGCGATCCAGTACTGGACAGGGAATAAATGGGCGGATGCGCCAGGCGGCAAGACCTCGGCGCTCAAACCCGTCGAGAACGGCGAAACCGTCATCCGCTTCGCGCCCGTTCAAACATCCCGCCTGCGCGTGCTCTTTGCCAATCCCGAAAGCGCCGCCGTGGCTCTGGTGGAGATGAAAGTCTACGGAACCCAACTGGTCGCCTCGCCGGAACGGACGGCCACAGCGCAAGTGACGGGACTGCCGCTCGAACTCGAGGGATTGCAGCAGGAAAATTCACGCACCGGAGAATTCAACGGAAAACGATGGCGCGACGCCAACGATGGGGGCTATTTCGCCTTCGATCTCAAAACCGCGCCCAACGCCCCGAACGCGCTTGTGGTGACCTATTGGGGCGGCGACGCCGGAAATCGCCGGTTCGACATCCTGGTGAACGGAGTCCATCTTGCGGAGCAGACGCTGGAGAACAACCAGCCGGGACAGTTCTTCGACGTGTCTTATCCCATCCCCACGGATCTCACGCAGGGAAAATCAACGATCACCGTACGCTTTCAAGCCAAACCCGGCGCCACCGCCGGCGGAGTATTTGGGGCGCAGCTGGCTCCGCGCTAG
- a CDS encoding AAA family ATPase, translating into METSPTAIKTTNTAPPLTQAEFAEIVSRIEDNLSTVIRGKSESIRLVMVALLAGGHVLLEDVPGTGKTTLAKSLARSISGIFRRIQFTPDLLPADITGTSFYRPQDGTFEFREGPVFANVLLADEINRTSPRTQSALLEVMSENQITIEGRRKDLPQPFFVIATQNPTEFHGTYPLPEAQLDRFAVRVTMGYPDIEHEMEILTSHHDHDPFDALKPRVNGEDILAMQERVKHIQFDPTVAEYVLKIVQATRADARLRLGVSPRGSLTLYRTAQARAAIDGRDFVLPEDVRALAAPVLAHRIMLDTKAKYGGVQPGQVIEEILDGVAAPR; encoded by the coding sequence ATGGAAACATCCCCAACCGCGATCAAAACAACAAACACTGCGCCGCCCCTGACGCAGGCGGAGTTCGCGGAGATCGTGAGCCGCATTGAAGACAACCTGAGCACGGTCATCCGCGGCAAATCCGAGAGTATTCGCCTCGTCATGGTCGCGCTGCTCGCCGGCGGCCACGTTCTGCTGGAAGACGTCCCCGGCACGGGCAAGACCACGCTGGCGAAGTCCCTCGCCCGCTCGATCAGCGGGATCTTCCGCCGAATCCAGTTCACGCCCGACCTGCTGCCCGCCGACATCACCGGCACGAGCTTCTACCGCCCGCAGGACGGCACATTCGAATTCCGCGAAGGCCCCGTCTTCGCGAACGTCCTGCTCGCCGACGAGATCAACCGAACCTCCCCGCGCACCCAGTCGGCGCTGCTGGAGGTTATGAGCGAAAATCAGATCACCATCGAAGGCCGCCGCAAAGACCTGCCCCAGCCCTTCTTCGTAATCGCCACACAGAACCCCACGGAGTTCCACGGCACCTATCCTCTGCCCGAGGCCCAGCTCGACCGCTTCGCCGTCCGCGTCACGATGGGCTACCCGGACATCGAGCACGAGATGGAGATCCTGACCAGCCACCACGACCACGATCCGTTCGACGCTCTCAAGCCGCGCGTCAACGGCGAGGATATCCTCGCGATGCAGGAGCGCGTCAAGCACATTCAGTTCGACCCCACCGTCGCCGAATACGTCCTCAAAATCGTCCAGGCCACCCGCGCCGACGCCCGCCTGCGCCTGGGCGTCTCCCCGCGCGGCTCGCTCACCCTCTACCGAACGGCGCAAGCCCGCGCCGCCATCGACGGCCGCGACTTCGTGCTCCCCGAAGACGTGCGCGCGCTGGCGGCCCCGGTGCTCGCACACCGGATCATGCTGGACACGAAGGCGAAGTACGGAGGCGTACAGCCAGGGCAAGTGATCGAGGAAATTCTGGACGGAGTAGCGGCGCCGCGATAG
- a CDS encoding transglutaminase-like domain-containing protein: MTTQIAPGAAAERPAPFRLPWAAEAAILVAYAALLVNDQRYALIAVFAVLLHLARYFPQRIPQGSWIVWVIRIAAYGLIGSGAGRNDQGNVSLFDPATVDAFGVICAVEIVIQAWREKPGGNPPGAITIALASLVLAAAATTYETAYIRWIAPAYIVFTVLSLRSYSRRPPSVKSTAPNWRVLWSRMLAILVGVGAGFGVYSIFVTYHDKINSLGDNLLSRQHAPERAALSSAPSLGDSFNNEGSPTRVLRITHLAGVAHLRGLVFDTYRHGSWTPTLEGRKFVPAGENNLKPNAKGVRAHVTCFAEGLHLLVAPLGVAGVGGPELTSIERSPEIGNPLKTDVGAPYYYDLILPANEENQGILCAPPTPDERARCLDVPSEIAPEVRALARKIAGGEPDDRAKVQAVTNYLISHYSYSLNVHIGKGDKVSEFLLHQKAAYCEYFGSAAVILLRCVGVPSRYATGYYAHEGEAGGETVVRQRDSHAWAESWINGVGWVTVDATPGGGRPDKLYPDTPTGTKIWETLADRISDLREWLAQFSPATLSGAAFGLLLLYVGARALLARRRRVKTQKSAGGYAPIDEELARLATRFSALLKRANAPCPPSRPWGEHLTRLAGLPKAEQPELDFDRANDFVRCYNLLRFRRDADPALRRETTDLMETLERGLTGSRR, encoded by the coding sequence ATGACCACACAGATTGCTCCCGGCGCCGCCGCGGAGCGCCCTGCCCCGTTTCGGCTGCCCTGGGCCGCCGAAGCGGCGATTTTGGTCGCTTACGCGGCGCTGCTGGTAAACGATCAGCGGTACGCGCTGATCGCCGTCTTCGCCGTGCTCCTGCATTTGGCGCGCTACTTCCCGCAGCGGATTCCGCAAGGGTCGTGGATCGTGTGGGTCATTCGGATTGCCGCCTACGGACTGATCGGCAGCGGCGCGGGCCGCAACGATCAAGGTAACGTCAGCCTCTTCGACCCGGCGACCGTCGACGCGTTCGGCGTGATCTGCGCCGTCGAGATCGTCATTCAGGCGTGGCGGGAGAAGCCCGGCGGCAATCCGCCCGGCGCTATCACGATCGCGCTGGCGTCCCTGGTTCTCGCCGCCGCCGCCACGACTTACGAGACCGCCTACATCCGCTGGATCGCGCCTGCGTACATCGTATTCACGGTGCTGTCGCTGCGCTCCTACTCGCGCCGTCCGCCCAGCGTAAAATCGACGGCGCCGAACTGGCGCGTGCTCTGGTCGCGAATGCTGGCGATCCTGGTGGGAGTCGGCGCCGGCTTCGGTGTTTATTCGATCTTCGTGACGTATCACGACAAGATCAATTCGCTTGGCGATAACCTCTTGTCTCGCCAGCATGCGCCGGAACGCGCCGCGCTGTCGTCCGCGCCAAGCCTCGGAGACAGCTTCAATAATGAGGGCTCCCCGACCCGGGTCCTGCGGATCACACATCTGGCGGGCGTCGCGCATCTGCGGGGCCTGGTCTTCGACACCTACCGTCATGGAAGCTGGACGCCGACGCTCGAAGGCCGTAAGTTCGTTCCCGCCGGCGAAAACAATCTCAAGCCAAATGCTAAAGGCGTCCGCGCCCATGTGACTTGCTTCGCGGAAGGACTGCATCTCCTGGTCGCGCCGCTGGGCGTCGCGGGCGTCGGCGGTCCTGAGCTCACGTCCATCGAGCGCTCGCCCGAGATCGGCAATCCGCTCAAGACGGATGTCGGCGCTCCGTATTACTACGATTTGATCCTGCCCGCAAACGAAGAGAACCAGGGAATTCTGTGCGCGCCTCCGACGCCGGACGAACGCGCTCGCTGCCTCGACGTTCCCAGCGAGATCGCTCCCGAAGTGCGCGCGCTCGCACGGAAAATCGCGGGCGGCGAACCCGATGACCGCGCGAAGGTGCAGGCCGTCACCAACTACCTGATCTCCCACTATTCGTACAGCCTCAACGTCCACATCGGCAAAGGGGACAAAGTTTCGGAGTTTCTGCTGCACCAGAAGGCGGCGTATTGCGAATACTTTGGCAGCGCCGCCGTGATCTTGCTGCGCTGCGTCGGCGTTCCGAGCCGCTACGCGACGGGATATTACGCCCATGAGGGCGAAGCAGGCGGCGAAACCGTCGTCCGCCAGCGCGACTCGCACGCCTGGGCCGAAAGCTGGATCAACGGCGTCGGCTGGGTGACCGTGGACGCCACGCCCGGCGGCGGCCGGCCGGACAAGCTTTATCCCGACACGCCTACGGGAACGAAGATCTGGGAAACGCTCGCGGACCGTATCTCCGATCTTCGCGAATGGCTCGCCCAGTTCAGTCCCGCCACGCTGAGCGGCGCCGCCTTTGGTCTGCTGCTCCTGTATGTCGGAGCGCGCGCGCTGCTCGCCCGCCGCCGGCGCGTCAAAACCCAAAAAAGCGCCGGCGGCTATGCGCCGATCGACGAAGAATTAGCCCGACTCGCCACACGGTTTTCAGCGCTGCTGAAGCGCGCCAACGCCCCCTGCCCGCCGTCCCGCCCTTGGGGCGAACACCTCACGCGCCTGGCCGGGCTGCCCAAAGCCGAGCAGCCCGAGCTGGACTTCGACCGCGCGAACGATTTCGTTCGCTGTTACAACCTGCTGCGCTTCCGCCGCGACGCCGATCCGGCCCTGCGGCGCGAGACGACCGATTTGATGGAGACTTTGGAGAGAGGACTCACAGGTTCACGACGATGA
- a CDS encoding DUF58 domain-containing protein — protein sequence MEKPAAPRDTVVARHHTMHLNDEIPPLSDFPSTKDIAQHPLFRGEISRFLWRLLTLRLSKTGRWFVAATIIFTGYGAVSLELQSYVLFCYAIGLWLAAAVYVALSRPQVTIQAKHPERVCVGETVSVDVTVTQTGRFAGVDLTLLPHWLPQAVDAVPESGVDLPPLTRGKSIHVRLGLRCKQRGMQQLKGYRVETDFPFGLIRAYRTYYQPQSLLVYPAFHPLTHLDVPTGSRYQPGGVALASHQGESFEFLGNREYHEGDSIRDIDWRAMARLSRPIIREYREEYFLRVGVVLDTYVAGGPDAKARAADFERAVSLCAAVSDYMARQDYLVDIFAAGPNLYHLTAGRSLAHLDQILDILACVDPSPDEPFEILEPELQENLSRITTVICVFLNWDETRLAFAQRMAQAGAGVKVILVRDGACTMDPGGGTAFTGPIPTIDKARFDAGPEEL from the coding sequence ATGGAAAAGCCAGCGGCTCCGCGCGACACTGTCGTCGCCCGCCACCACACAATGCATTTGAACGACGAGATCCCGCCGCTCTCGGACTTTCCCAGCACCAAGGATATCGCGCAGCATCCTCTGTTTCGTGGGGAAATCTCGCGTTTCCTCTGGCGTCTGCTGACCCTGCGCCTGAGCAAAACGGGCCGCTGGTTTGTCGCCGCCACGATCATCTTTACCGGTTACGGCGCGGTCTCGCTGGAGCTTCAATCGTATGTGCTGTTTTGCTATGCAATCGGCCTCTGGCTCGCCGCCGCCGTTTATGTGGCGCTCAGCCGTCCGCAGGTGACGATCCAGGCGAAGCATCCAGAGCGCGTTTGCGTCGGCGAGACGGTCTCCGTGGATGTGACCGTAACGCAGACGGGGCGCTTCGCCGGCGTGGACCTGACGCTGCTGCCGCACTGGCTGCCGCAGGCCGTGGACGCCGTTCCGGAATCCGGGGTCGATCTGCCGCCGCTGACGCGCGGCAAAAGCATCCACGTGCGGCTTGGCCTGCGCTGCAAGCAGCGTGGCATGCAGCAGCTCAAAGGCTACCGGGTTGAGACGGATTTTCCCTTCGGGCTGATCCGCGCCTATCGGACGTACTATCAGCCGCAAAGCCTTCTGGTGTATCCGGCGTTCCATCCGCTGACGCATCTGGATGTTCCCACGGGAAGCCGCTACCAACCCGGCGGCGTCGCGCTGGCGTCGCACCAGGGCGAATCGTTTGAGTTTTTGGGCAACCGTGAATACCATGAGGGCGACAGTATCCGCGACATCGACTGGCGCGCCATGGCGCGTCTTAGCCGGCCGATCATCCGCGAGTACCGCGAGGAGTATTTCCTGCGCGTCGGGGTGGTGCTGGACACTTATGTGGCCGGCGGGCCGGACGCGAAGGCGCGCGCGGCGGACTTCGAACGGGCCGTCTCCCTATGCGCCGCCGTCAGCGACTACATGGCGCGTCAGGACTATCTCGTGGACATCTTCGCCGCCGGCCCCAATCTCTATCACCTGACCGCCGGCCGAAGCCTGGCGCACCTGGATCAGATTTTGGACATTCTCGCCTGTGTCGATCCCAGTCCGGACGAGCCGTTCGAGATTTTAGAGCCCGAACTGCAAGAAAATCTCTCACGCATCACCACCGTGATCTGCGTCTTCCTGAACTGGGACGAGACACGCCTCGCCTTCGCCCAGCGCATGGCGCAGGCCGGCGCGGGCGTCAAGGTAATCCTGGTGCGCGACGGCGCGTGCACGATGGATCCCGGCGGCGGTACGGCCTTCACCGGCCCGATTCCCACGATCGACAAGGCTCGCTTTGACGCCGGACCGGAGGAGCTATGA